In Natrinema pellirubrum DSM 15624, the following proteins share a genomic window:
- a CDS encoding DEAD/DEAH box helicase family protein: MRLTFDDGTLLLEDAPDSAPYAEWDDRVDEYRAQAYRYHDLHQWATPSSRDQQTLAQATMASEPLEDDARAYSDLALSPAVAIEPRGYQQAALEAWIDHDRRGSVVLPTGSGKTFLAIQAIADADVSTLVVVPTIDLLNQWHATLTNAFGDQLPDDVGVLGGGSHTITDVTVTTYDSAYRYINEYGDRFGLLVVDEVHHLPAPTYQQIPEMTIAPYRLGLTATYERADDQHEVLDELLGPVVYKEDVDELTGEYLSDYETIHLEVELTTDERNQYEEEYQLYRDYVDSHDFDIWKERGYQEFLKRSSYDPQGRRALVAKQRAEEIARTAEKKLETLDNLLKRHYDDRTIIFTANNDFAYEISQEFIIPCITHQTATEERTDLLDRFRTGEYSMLVTSQVLDEGIDVPAANVGIILSGSASKRQYAQRLGRILRPTDDRQPARLYEIIAANTKETYVSQHRRQGVGTDADS, translated from the coding sequence ATGCGCCTGACGTTCGATGATGGAACGCTGCTACTCGAGGACGCCCCCGACAGTGCTCCCTACGCAGAGTGGGATGACCGCGTCGATGAGTATCGAGCGCAAGCCTATCGCTATCACGACCTCCATCAGTGGGCAACTCCCTCCAGTCGCGACCAGCAGACTCTCGCACAGGCCACGATGGCTAGCGAACCCCTTGAAGACGATGCCAGAGCCTACAGTGACCTTGCCCTCTCACCTGCCGTCGCGATCGAACCTCGAGGCTACCAGCAAGCCGCCCTCGAGGCCTGGATCGATCACGACCGCCGGGGGAGTGTCGTCCTCCCGACCGGCAGTGGGAAAACTTTCCTCGCGATCCAGGCGATCGCCGACGCTGACGTCAGTACGCTCGTGGTTGTCCCCACAATCGATCTGCTCAACCAGTGGCATGCGACGCTCACCAACGCCTTCGGAGACCAACTTCCCGACGACGTTGGCGTTCTTGGTGGGGGAAGCCACACGATCACGGACGTGACGGTGACGACCTACGATTCCGCCTATCGGTACATCAACGAGTACGGCGACCGGTTCGGTCTGCTGGTCGTCGACGAGGTCCATCACTTGCCTGCCCCGACCTACCAGCAGATTCCCGAGATGACGATCGCGCCCTATCGGCTCGGATTGACTGCCACCTACGAACGAGCTGACGACCAACACGAGGTCCTCGACGAGTTACTTGGTCCCGTCGTCTACAAGGAAGATGTCGACGAACTCACCGGCGAGTACCTCAGCGATTACGAGACGATTCACCTCGAGGTTGAGCTCACCACCGACGAGCGCAATCAGTACGAAGAGGAATACCAGCTATATCGCGACTACGTCGACTCCCACGACTTCGACATCTGGAAGGAACGGGGCTACCAAGAGTTCCTCAAGCGCAGTTCCTACGATCCACAGGGGCGACGAGCCCTAGTCGCCAAACAGCGGGCCGAAGAGATCGCTCGAACTGCTGAGAAAAAGCTCGAAACCCTGGATAACCTCCTGAAACGCCACTACGACGACCGGACGATCATCTTCACAGCGAATAATGACTTCGCCTACGAGATTTCCCAGGAGTTCATCATCCCGTGTATTACTCACCAAACGGCTACCGAGGAACGCACAGACCTTCTCGACAGATTCCGGACCGGGGAGTACTCGATGCTCGTGACCTCACAGGTCCTCGACGAGGGTATCGACGTACCGGCGGCGAACGTCGGGATCATCCTCTCGGGAAGTGCCTCGAAACGCCAGTACGCCCAGCGGCTTGGGCGGATCCTTCGCCCGACTGACGACCGCCAGCCAGCACGCCTCTACGAGATCATCGCGGCCAATACCAAGGAAACGTATGTCTCTCAACACCGTCGCCAAGGGGTAGGAACCGATGCTGACAGCTGA
- a CDS encoding calcium-binding protein, whose translation MADRDEEREERIKMEIIVDAYTQGEQAVGWITYLEETMDFPFEAQCIEEHEVSPLKEGETVSVLGMPSVEPSLRQQFVTIEWNDRELGVPLKQLEPLEASDDTEQAVADWHYWLNR comes from the coding sequence ATGGCAGATAGAGACGAAGAGCGTGAGGAACGCATCAAGATGGAGATAATCGTCGATGCCTACACTCAAGGCGAGCAGGCCGTGGGCTGGATAACCTATCTGGAGGAGACCATGGACTTTCCCTTTGAAGCGCAGTGTATCGAAGAGCACGAGGTATCTCCGCTAAAGGAAGGCGAAACAGTGAGCGTGCTCGGGATGCCCTCGGTAGAGCCGTCGCTCCGTCAGCAGTTCGTAACCATCGAGTGGAACGACAGAGAACTCGGAGTCCCACTGAAACAACTCGAACCTCTCGAAGCCAGCGATGATACTGAACAGGCAGTCGCCGACTGGCACTACTGGCTCAACCGATAA
- a CDS encoding IS5-like element ISNpe2 family transposase: MSSTTATLQDVASVDEFLNAAATETVPLFEYLEFEFLLEYDVFAPARRGRTRVHQPPDLFRAFLHCYYKNIYGTRPVTRELQHGLVWYYCGLDKPPSRDTIDRFLTDLEHIINDVFDRLVEQAAVRGLLDSTYSIDSTHIEAIQYNDAASWNYDPTAEEYYYGFGCTIVSTGAKIPIAAEFTQAKQADQETAMRVTGDALAVDTPIWMLGDSAYDILDWHDYLLTAGVVPIAPYNPRNTDDPKDIEYRVEDRIEEHSEDVQLKRSILDETFNNRTGIERTNDAVKDCGLGHVRARGRVHARTEVFVALCLRIVIAITNYERGHDPGREMLKL, encoded by the coding sequence GTGTCCAGCACAACCGCGACCCTGCAAGACGTTGCTTCGGTCGATGAGTTTTTGAATGCAGCGGCTACGGAAACAGTTCCGCTGTTTGAGTATCTTGAGTTCGAGTTTCTACTGGAGTACGACGTGTTCGCCCCCGCTCGCCGGGGGCGAACACGAGTTCACCAGCCACCTGATCTCTTTCGCGCCTTTCTCCATTGCTACTACAAGAACATCTACGGAACACGCCCAGTCACGCGAGAACTCCAGCACGGCCTTGTCTGGTACTACTGCGGACTCGACAAACCGCCATCGAGAGACACCATTGACCGGTTTCTCACTGATCTCGAACACATTATCAACGATGTCTTCGACAGGCTCGTCGAGCAGGCCGCCGTCCGCGGCCTGCTCGACTCGACGTACTCTATCGATTCGACGCACATCGAGGCGATCCAGTACAACGACGCTGCCTCATGGAACTACGATCCAACAGCCGAAGAGTACTACTACGGCTTCGGCTGTACGATCGTTTCAACCGGTGCAAAGATCCCGATAGCAGCGGAGTTCACACAGGCCAAACAAGCAGACCAAGAGACGGCGATGCGCGTCACGGGTGACGCGCTCGCCGTCGATACACCGATCTGGATGCTTGGAGACAGCGCCTACGACATCCTCGATTGGCACGACTACCTGCTGACCGCAGGAGTCGTGCCAATCGCTCCGTACAACCCGCGAAACACTGACGACCCGAAAGACATCGAGTACAGGGTCGAAGACCGCATTGAGGAACACAGCGAGGACGTTCAGCTGAAACGATCCATCTTGGACGAGACGTTCAACAACCGGACAGGAATCGAACGAACCAACGACGCAGTCAAGGACTGCGGCCTCGGGCACGTCCGCGCCCGAGGCCGCGTCCACGCACGAACAGAAGTGTTCGTTGCGCTATGTCTTCGGATCGTCATTGCAATCACCAACTACGAGCGAGGACACGATCCAGGACGTGAGATGCTCAAGCTATGA
- a CDS encoding tyrosine-type recombinase/integrase, whose amino-acid sequence MREQHLESNPANTNTAMDPLPEDDGKRKRQYWSAEDRETLLEYATKRVDMALEGTIRTDAETAFRDRAIVVMLDGTGARGAELFADPKDDKRNGLQWKDVDFDERLIEVYGKSREYEQAPFPASVHDVLKRWYRVQEPMTEAWPVFPTGHYSSKKRTLEDALGEKAVSRALEDRGDAGKTEVLDRLHREHEVPPPSISKEGVRRLLKRFTDEAGIDPDGEYDYLTLHGARRALGRDLYTSGMSEKAQEALRHNSIETTHEAYADVKMKDVSDSIDDVRG is encoded by the coding sequence GTGCGAGAACAACACCTCGAGTCGAACCCGGCAAATACGAACACCGCGATGGACCCGCTGCCAGAGGACGATGGGAAACGCAAGCGCCAGTACTGGAGCGCCGAGGACCGCGAGACGTTGCTCGAGTACGCCACCAAGCGTGTGGACATGGCTCTCGAGGGAACCATCCGGACCGACGCCGAGACAGCCTTCCGTGACCGGGCGATCGTCGTCATGCTCGACGGGACAGGGGCGCGTGGTGCTGAGTTGTTCGCTGATCCGAAAGACGACAAGCGTAACGGCCTCCAGTGGAAGGACGTCGATTTCGACGAACGGCTGATCGAAGTCTACGGCAAGTCCCGTGAGTACGAACAGGCCCCGTTTCCTGCGAGTGTCCACGATGTCCTCAAGCGATGGTACCGGGTGCAAGAGCCGATGACCGAGGCATGGCCCGTCTTTCCGACCGGTCACTACAGCTCGAAAAAGCGCACGCTCGAGGATGCACTCGGCGAGAAGGCAGTCTCTCGGGCCCTCGAGGATAGAGGTGACGCCGGGAAGACCGAGGTGCTTGACCGTCTACACCGCGAGCACGAGGTACCGCCGCCGTCGATCTCGAAAGAGGGCGTTCGCCGGCTGTTGAAACGGTTCACCGACGAAGCTGGGATCGATCCAGATGGGGAGTACGACTATCTTACCTTGCACGGCGCTCGCCGAGCACTCGGACGCGACCTCTATACCAGCGGGATGTCCGAAAAGGCTCAGGAAGCGTTACGACACAACTCAATTGAGACTACCCACGAGGCCTACGCCGACGTCAAGATGAAGGATGTCTCCGATTCGATTGATGACGTGCGTGGGTGA
- a CDS encoding IS1096 element passenger TnpR family protein, translating into MTAYRFRIKFDPDPTSLWRDIVVGADRTITELQSLINPAVGLDQGHLWFVGEDEDYWDSAVKYQCPQEYEESLNGDPLLRTERIENAGDVTIGEMTRQLGLEQYDRICYLYDYGDEWRFYAILKEVLSDESSDKEPDIVKEKGDPINDQYDPPETGESGSPLPEPLYSVLPETAVPVADLRELEERDHVVHVIPLLSLETGFGAVCERFAIQLENTGYVIENFQPGWQIVEEVDGVEQTEEELLAALADAVREWHAEIAEISGAVTGQHFDEETVEAMHVELEVELERKGYDHL; encoded by the coding sequence ATGACTGCCTACCGCTTTCGCATCAAATTCGATCCGGATCCTACGTCGCTGTGGCGGGATATCGTCGTCGGCGCAGACAGAACGATCACCGAGTTGCAGTCGTTGATCAACCCCGCAGTCGGACTTGATCAGGGCCATCTTTGGTTCGTTGGAGAGGATGAGGACTACTGGGACAGTGCTGTCAAATACCAGTGTCCGCAGGAATACGAGGAGTCACTCAATGGCGACCCACTGTTGCGTACCGAGCGGATCGAGAACGCTGGAGACGTGACGATCGGCGAGATGACCCGCCAACTCGGGCTTGAACAGTACGATCGAATATGCTATCTGTATGACTACGGCGATGAGTGGCGGTTCTACGCCATTTTGAAAGAGGTCCTCAGCGACGAGTCGAGTGACAAAGAGCCGGACATCGTGAAAGAGAAAGGCGATCCAATCAATGACCAGTACGATCCGCCGGAAACCGGTGAGAGCGGTTCTCCCCTTCCTGAACCACTTTATTCAGTGCTCCCCGAAACCGCTGTCCCTGTTGCGGATCTTCGTGAGCTGGAAGAGCGCGATCATGTCGTCCACGTCATTCCGCTACTTAGTCTCGAAACTGGGTTTGGGGCAGTCTGCGAGCGATTCGCAATTCAGCTTGAGAACACGGGGTACGTCATCGAAAACTTTCAGCCGGGATGGCAGATAGTTGAGGAAGTTGATGGAGTAGAACAGACTGAGGAAGAACTTCTAGCAGCCCTTGCGGACGCAGTGCGTGAGTGGCACGCTGAAATCGCGGAGATCTCTGGTGCAGTGACGGGACAGCATTTCGACGAGGAGACTGTCGAAGCGATGCATGTCGAACTGGAAGTAGAACTCGAACGCAAAGGGTACGACCATCTTTAA
- a CDS encoding IS66-like element ISNpe25 family transposase — translation MNADDFTKEELFSRLLQLEQRVEELEQENKRKDKKIDQLQEQLDQKDERIEELETRLRKYENPHTPPSKRRSGTDESPTSQDDEDENVRTDGGTPGRKDGHDPEWRVTAGPDKEIKVTRDCCPECGEHFDESVGVSPRLVEEVPDPQPPEVTQYNRHCYQCDSCGTETVAKHPDCPDEGQFGVNVISQAALSRYDHRLPYRKIADRFEQLHGLELSGASAWHATERAARAGRCEYEQIRRQIQQAEIVHVDETGIKREGEQAWIWTFRTGEHTLYAVRESRGSDVPAEVLGEDFAGTVICDGWTAYPAFTSNLQRCWAHLLREAEDIASDHEEAEPVHRYLKQMFVGLQSWLETDPSPRERAQMHRSCQNGLRSLVERSVTDEAVATLLGKIEGGIDHWLTFVGEPAVSQTNNAAENALREPVVLRKIIGTLRNDRGMFVHETILSLLATWRQQGRNPYEELRRVVNNNEMLSRDHAVPAVETSG, via the coding sequence GTGAACGCAGACGATTTCACCAAAGAAGAGCTATTTTCTCGGTTGCTTCAGCTTGAGCAGCGGGTCGAAGAACTTGAGCAAGAAAACAAGCGGAAGGACAAGAAGATCGATCAGTTGCAAGAGCAACTTGACCAGAAGGACGAGCGGATAGAAGAACTCGAAACACGTCTTCGCAAATACGAAAATCCGCATACACCGCCCAGTAAGCGACGGTCGGGGACTGACGAGTCCCCGACCTCGCAGGACGACGAAGACGAGAATGTTCGAACCGACGGCGGCACTCCTGGACGGAAGGACGGCCATGATCCAGAGTGGCGTGTAACAGCTGGTCCCGACAAAGAGATCAAAGTCACCCGTGACTGTTGTCCCGAATGTGGCGAACACTTCGACGAGTCGGTGGGCGTCAGCCCCCGACTCGTCGAGGAGGTTCCTGATCCGCAGCCTCCTGAAGTCACCCAGTACAATCGCCACTGCTACCAGTGCGACTCTTGTGGAACAGAAACTGTTGCTAAACACCCCGACTGCCCCGATGAGGGGCAGTTCGGGGTGAACGTCATCTCCCAAGCAGCACTTTCTCGGTACGATCACCGCCTTCCCTACCGGAAAATCGCTGATCGCTTCGAGCAACTGCACGGGTTAGAACTCTCAGGCGCGTCCGCATGGCACGCGACCGAGCGCGCTGCGCGCGCCGGTCGCTGCGAATATGAACAGATTCGAAGACAGATTCAGCAAGCAGAGATCGTTCACGTCGACGAAACTGGTATCAAACGCGAGGGTGAGCAAGCATGGATCTGGACGTTTCGGACGGGAGAGCACACGCTGTACGCCGTAAGAGAGAGTCGTGGGAGCGATGTCCCCGCGGAAGTCCTCGGCGAGGACTTCGCGGGAACGGTCATCTGCGATGGGTGGACGGCGTATCCAGCGTTCACCAGTAATCTTCAGCGGTGCTGGGCACATCTTCTCCGGGAAGCCGAGGACATTGCTAGTGACCACGAGGAGGCAGAGCCGGTTCACCGGTATCTCAAACAGATGTTCGTCGGTCTCCAGTCGTGGCTGGAGACCGACCCGAGTCCTCGTGAGAGAGCACAGATGCACCGATCATGCCAGAACGGGCTTAGATCGCTCGTTGAGCGGTCAGTAACCGACGAGGCAGTGGCAACACTACTCGGGAAGATCGAAGGAGGGATCGACCACTGGCTCACCTTCGTCGGTGAGCCAGCGGTCTCCCAGACGAACAACGCAGCTGAGAACGCACTTCGTGAACCAGTCGTTCTCCGGAAAATCATCGGGACACTTCGTAACGATCGAGGTATGTTCGTTCACGAGACGATCTTGTCCCTGCTGGCGACATGGCGCCAGCAGGGACGCAATCCATACGAAGAACTTCGTCGAGTCGTCAACAACAATGAGATGCTCTCACGGGATCACGCTGTGCCGGCTGTCGAGACTTCGGGGTAA
- a CDS encoding IS66-like element ISNpe8 family transposase gives MSWDDLSKDELLSRFLQMEERIDELEEKIAQKDKRIEEQNERIEEQQERIEEQQERIEELETRLRKYENPHTPPSKRRSGTDESPTSQDDEDDDVRTDGGTPGRKDGHNPEWRSPPDPDEEIEVTSDCCPECGDHFDESVGVSPRLVEEVPDPQPPEVTQYNRHRYQCDSCGTETVATHPDCPDEGQFGVNVIAQSALSRYDHRLPYRKITDRFEQLHGLELSGASAWHATERAARAGRCEYEQIRREIQEAEIVHVDETGIKRDGDQAWIWTFRTDEHTLYAVRESRGSDVPAEVLGEDFAGTVICDGWTAYPAFSSTLQRCWAHLLREAEDVASDHEEAEPVYRYLKQMFVGLQSWLETDPDPRARAQMHRACQDGLRSLVERSVTDEPVATLLGKIEGGLDHWLTFVGEPAVSPTNNAAENALREPVVLRKIIGTLRNDRGMFVHETILSLLATWRQQGRNPYEELTRVVHDNEMISREQTVPVVETSG, from the coding sequence ATGAGCTGGGACGATCTCTCCAAGGACGAACTCCTCTCGCGGTTTCTCCAGATGGAGGAGCGAATCGACGAGCTGGAAGAGAAGATTGCCCAGAAGGACAAGCGGATCGAGGAACAGAACGAACGGATCGAAGAGCAGCAAGAGCGGATCGAAGAGCAGCAAGAGCGGATCGAAGAACTCGAAACACGTCTCCGGAAGTACGAGAATCCACACACTCCACCCAGTAAGCGACGGTCGGGGACCGACGAGTCCCCGACCTCGCAGGACGACGAAGACGACGATGTCCGAACTGATGGTGGTACTCCCGGTCGAAAGGACGGTCACAACCCGGAGTGGCGCTCTCCGCCCGATCCTGATGAAGAAATCGAGGTCACCTCTGACTGTTGTCCCGAGTGTGGCGACCACTTCGACGAGTCGGTGGGCGTCAGCCCCCGACTCGTCGAGGAAGTCCCGGATCCACAGCCACCAGAAGTCACCCAGTACAACCGACACCGCTACCAATGCGACTCCTGTGGAACTGAGACGGTTGCGACTCACCCCGACTGCCCCGATGAGGGGCAGTTCGGGGTGAACGTCATCGCGCAATCTGCCCTGTCACGGTACGATCACCGCCTTCCCTACCGGAAAATCACGGACCGCTTCGAGCAACTTCACGGACTCGAACTCTCAGGTGCATCCGCGTGGCACGCGACCGAGCGCGCTGCGCGCGCCGGTCGCTGTGAGTACGAGCAGATCCGTCGAGAGATTCAGGAGGCTGAAATCGTCCACGTTGACGAAACCGGCATCAAGCGTGACGGTGACCAAGCGTGGATCTGGACGTTTCGGACGGACGAGCATACGCTGTACGCGGTCAGAGAGAGTCGTGGGAGTGATGTTCCCGCGGAAGTCCTTGGCGAGGACTTCGCGGGAACGGTCATCTGTGATGGGTGGACGGCGTATCCAGCGTTCAGCAGTACGCTTCAGCGGTGCTGGGCACATCTTCTCCGGGAGGCTGAAGACGTTGCTAGTGACCACGAGGAGGCAGAACCGGTGTACCGGTATCTCAAGCAGATGTTCGTCGGTCTCCAGTCGTGGCTGGAGACCGACCCAGATCCTCGTGCGAGAGCACAGATGCATCGAGCGTGTCAGGACGGCCTCAGATCGCTCGTTGAGCGGTCAGTGACCGACGAACCAGTGGCAACACTCCTCGGGAAGATCGAAGGTGGACTCGACCACTGGCTCACCTTCGTCGGTGAGCCAGCGGTCTCCCCGACGAACAATGCCGCAGAAAACGCCCTTCGTGAACCTGTTGTTCTCCGGAAAATCATCGGAACACTCCGGAACGACCGTGGCATGTTCGTTCACGAGACGATCTTGTCCCTGCTGGCGACGTGGCGCCAGCAGGGACGCAACCCATACGAGGAACTTACGCGGGTTGTCCACGACAACGAAATGATCTCACGAGAGCAGACTGTGCCGGTTGTTGAGACCTCGGGGTAA
- a CDS encoding M48 family metallopeptidase, protein MTSLPTRAGLFVRTVIAGVSCLFLSSGVVVAVLLLIGVPIYAGVHYGVEVLSSLAILSGSDFRLAAEPLAVALVVAVGMPCLAAVELSLRTVRTARERSAPAGALAQGIVELASYVLLLSSLLIVLSTLPFLRSVLPVPLFGLLVLLGFFYLLMAGYLWAAHEWIRSKDDVNGERTTGGNWLVIGIFIVGYLSMAYWVGFALLVVAALVWLVFGSIIVPNHVDGVRDAIEHRAAEIAEEEPVDPAAAYGITDEVKWVRTKLEQTTDLRPTILVTVTGIVIVGASYWAATLVSVETVVVSVAAVSAAAFVGIHVGATIRTEFTGNNAVLRDLEDRFDLETLTVTDIESVDQIAGTAGSNSDRKVDVNASLESIVTRLAGQVDLPPPEIRVLEHGTPVALTVGYRPAVSTLVLSRGLIETLEYHELEAAIAHELAHIANRDAAVLTALSAPSAVARLARSRYGYNPVVEPLAMLVGTISRWYVALVSRGREYAADDGAVAITGDPAALASALESLDADLERRPSTDLRERDTATAFAIVPPPWEKHPFFDRTRRFIARRVFGTHPPTEKRIDRLRARV, encoded by the coding sequence ATGACGTCGCTTCCAACTCGTGCTGGCCTTTTTGTCCGGACAGTCATCGCCGGTGTTAGCTGTCTGTTCCTCTCGAGTGGTGTCGTCGTCGCTGTCCTCTTGTTGATTGGCGTCCCGATCTACGCTGGGGTTCACTACGGTGTTGAGGTGCTTTCCTCACTAGCGATCCTCTCTGGTTCTGATTTCCGTCTCGCCGCCGAGCCACTCGCTGTAGCGCTCGTAGTTGCGGTCGGGATGCCTTGTTTGGCGGCCGTCGAATTGTCGCTGCGGACTGTTCGTACCGCTCGCGAGCGCTCCGCACCGGCTGGTGCACTTGCCCAGGGGATTGTCGAACTCGCCTCGTACGTGCTGTTACTTTCGTCGTTACTGATTGTACTAAGTACTCTGCCGTTCCTTCGTTCAGTACTGCCTGTTCCGCTGTTCGGGCTCTTGGTCCTGCTTGGCTTCTTTTACTTGCTGATGGCTGGGTACCTCTGGGCTGCCCACGAATGGATCCGTTCGAAAGACGATGTGAACGGTGAGCGCACGACCGGCGGTAATTGGCTCGTCATCGGGATTTTTATCGTCGGCTACCTCAGTATGGCCTATTGGGTTGGGTTCGCACTGCTCGTTGTCGCTGCACTTGTTTGGCTCGTTTTCGGATCGATTATCGTTCCCAATCATGTCGATGGGGTGCGGGACGCCATCGAGCACCGCGCCGCCGAAATCGCCGAGGAGGAACCTGTCGACCCAGCAGCCGCCTACGGCATCACGGACGAGGTCAAATGGGTGCGTACCAAACTTGAGCAAACTACAGATCTACGACCGACCATTCTAGTGACCGTCACAGGAATCGTTATAGTCGGAGCCAGTTACTGGGCAGCAACTCTCGTATCAGTCGAAACTGTTGTCGTCTCAGTGGCCGCCGTGAGTGCTGCCGCGTTCGTTGGCATCCATGTCGGCGCTACAATCCGCACAGAGTTCACAGGCAACAACGCTGTTCTCCGAGATCTCGAGGACCGATTCGATCTCGAGACGCTCACGGTCACGGACATCGAGTCGGTCGATCAGATTGCCGGTACAGCGGGATCTAATTCTGACCGAAAAGTCGATGTGAATGCATCCCTCGAGTCGATTGTTACTCGACTCGCTGGTCAGGTCGACCTGCCGCCGCCCGAGATTCGAGTACTCGAGCACGGAACACCCGTCGCACTGACAGTGGGCTATCGTCCCGCTGTCTCGACACTTGTTCTCTCTAGGGGGTTGATCGAGACGCTTGAGTACCACGAACTCGAGGCTGCTATCGCTCACGAACTCGCCCACATTGCCAACCGAGACGCCGCGGTGCTCACTGCGCTATCAGCGCCCAGTGCTGTTGCACGGCTCGCTCGTAGTCGATACGGCTACAACCCTGTCGTCGAACCACTAGCAATGTTGGTTGGAACCATCAGCCGGTGGTACGTCGCTCTCGTCTCCCGTGGCCGAGAGTACGCTGCCGACGACGGCGCGGTCGCGATTACTGGCGACCCAGCCGCACTCGCAAGCGCGCTTGAGTCGCTTGACGCTGACCTCGAGCGTCGCCCATCGACGGATCTTCGCGAGCGGGATACGGCTACTGCGTTCGCTATTGTCCCGCCACCGTGGGAGAAACATCCATTCTTCGATCGGACGCGACGATTTATTGCGCGTCGGGTCTTCGGTACGCATCCGCCAACCGAGAAGCGTATCGACCGGCTTCGCGCTCGAGTGTGA